The following coding sequences lie in one Anguilla rostrata isolate EN2019 chromosome 8, ASM1855537v3, whole genome shotgun sequence genomic window:
- the clic1 gene encoding chloride intracellular channel protein 1, translating to MSDENRPEVELFVKAGSDGQSIGNCPFSQRLFMVLWLKGVTFNVTTVDMKRKPDILKDLAPGAQPPFLLYGAEVKTDTNKIEEFLEENLSPPKYPRLAARNPESNTAGVDVFAKFSAYIKNSNPQLNDNLEKGLLKALKKLDDYLSTPLPEEIDENSADDVTSSSRPFLDGQELTLADCNLLPKLHIVKVVCLKYRGFSIPRSLTALWRYLDAAQSREEFSSTCPSDSEINMAYASVAKALK from the exons ATGAGTGACGAAAATCGACCTGAAGTTGAACTTTTTGTGAAG gCAGGCAGTGATGGGCAGAGCATTGGAAACTGCCCCTTCTCCCAGCGCCTCTTTATGGTGCTGTGGCTGAAAGGAGTCACCTTCAACGTCACAACTGTTGACATGAAGAG aaaGCCAGACATCCTGAAAGACCTGGCTCCTGGAGCTCAGCCCCCGTTCCTGCTGTACGGCGCCGAGGTCAAAACCGACACCAACAAGATCGAGGAGTTTCTGGAGGAGAACCTCAGTCCCCCAAA GTACCCGCGTCTGGCCGCCCGTAACCCCGAGTCCAACACGGCCGGGGTGGACGTCTTCGCCAAGTTCTCCGCCTACATCAAGAACTCGAACCCGCAGCTTAACGACA ACCTAGAGAAGGGCCTCTTGAAAGCTCTGAAGAAGCTGGACGACTACCTCAGCACTCCACTTCCTGAAGAGATCGATGAAAACAGCGCGGacgatgtcacttcctcttcccGCCCCTTCCTTGATGGGCAGGAACTCACACTGGCTGACTGCAACCTGCTTCCAAAACTGCACATCGTCaag gtGGTGTGTCTGAAGTACCGCGGGTTCTCCATCCCTCGCTCACTCACCGCTCTGTGGCGGTATCTGGATGCCGCCCAATCACGGGAGGAGTTCTCCTCCACCTGCCCCAGCGACAGCGAGATCAACATGGCCTATGCCTCTGTGGCCAAAGCGCTCAAATAG
- the LOC135262238 gene encoding protein Bouncer-like, producing MAGALGCLLLLSGLPCVVSLTCYTCLFPAISPVDCLKFPQQCPPDQRCLSSTAIGTRGDSNPVVLYEKSCAVASQCGLRGQKYTMGLNFTYSNECCDTDLCNAAPYRPGGPTLYLLLPLALALW from the exons ATGGCTGGCGCTCTCGGCTGCCTGCTGCTCCTGAGCGGCCTCCCGTGCGTGG tctccCTGACTTGTTACACCTGCCTGTTTCCCGCCATTTCTCCTGTGGACTGTCTGAAGTTCCCCCAGCAGTGTCCTCCAGACCAGCGCTGTCTGTCCAGCACCGCCATCGGCACGCGCG GAGACTCTAACCCTGTGGTCCTGTATGAGAAAAGCTGTGCTGTGGCCTCCCAGTGTGGCCTGAGAGGCCAGAAATACACCATGGGCCTCAACTTCACCTACAGCAACGAGTGCTGCGACACTGACCTGTGCAAcgctgccccctacaggcctgGGGGTCCCACGCTCTACCTCCTTCTCCCCCTGGCTCTCGCTCTGTGGTGA
- the ddah2 gene encoding N(G),N(G)-dimethylarginine dimethylaminohydrolase 2 has translation MAGVRPYGCFTHAVVRGIPESFGGTAEGGDTNGGCVTELAKAQRQFGMLTGALRQKVGLQLIEIPPDPALPDSWRLEDLAVVQGDTALVTRPWQQQRRSEAEAVRRVLSELNLTVVEMGGEEGGSGGATLEGSDVLFTGKEFFVGISPHTNHRGAEVLADTFRDFAVSTVPVCGGTRLKNICSMGGPDTIVISNSEGAKKTLRMMEQLTDHHYEVLTVPEDAAANCIYIRGPSKAHFLLHRTADECPDSAPAFQKLTDYTLLPTACTEASKLGGALSSFCLLINRKPQL, from the exons ATGGCGGGAGTTCGGCCGTACGGCTGCTTCACGCACGCCGTGGTCCGTGgcatcccagaatcctttggGGGCACGGCGGAGGGGGGCGACACTAACGGGGGGTGTGTGACGGAGCTGGCCAAGGCGCAGCGGCAGTTCGGCATGCTGACGGGGGCCCTGCGGCAGAAAGTGGGGCTCCAGCTGATCGAGATCCCCCCGGACCCCGCCCTCCCCGACAGCTGGAGGCTGGAGGACCTGGCCGTCGTCCAGGGAGACACGGCGCTCGTCACGCggccatggcaacagcagcgGCGCAGTGAG GCGGAGGCGGTGAGGAGAGTGCTGTCGGAGCTGAACCTGACGGtggtggagatggggggggaggaggggggctccGGGGGGGCCACACTGGAGGGCAGCGACGTGCTCTTCACCGGGAAAGAGTTCTTCGTGGGAATCTCCCCCCACACCAACCACCGAGGGGCTGAAGTGCTGGCTGACACCTTccgg GACTTTGCCGTGTCCACTGTGCCGGTGTGTGGGGGCACTCGCCTGAAGAACATCTGCTCCATGGGGGGTCCTGACACCATCGTCATCAGCAACAGTGAAGGAGCGAAGAAAACTCtgagg ATGATGGAGCAGCTGACGGACCATCACTACGAGGTGCTCACCGTCCCCGAAGACGCCGCCGCCAACTGCATCTACATCAGGGGCCCGTCCAAGGCGCACTTCCTCCTGCACCGGACGGCAGACGAGTGTCCCGACAGCGCCCCC GCCTTCCAGAAGCTGACAGACTACACACTCCTGCCCACTGCCTGCACTGAGGCCTCCAAGCTCGGGGGGGCGCtgtcctctttctgtctgcttaTCAATCGCAAGCCACAGCTTTAA